A region from the Altererythrobacter sp. H2 genome encodes:
- a CDS encoding ATP-binding protein, giving the protein MAPLSGQAGTDWTAAPAYIWSAQGVRPVPLIEAPPLDVLMGIDRQKDIVLTNLQRHAAGSAAHDMFLWGARGMGKSALLRATALAVQRECGSALALVQVAGDALDSLPALFNQLARVSRQFLVYIDDLGFADGDLQGPRRLRSWLDGGVEARPGNVRIAVTSNRRAIVPREAGEQDDPINPRDAVDDRLALADRFGIALGFHACDQATYLAIVAAYAGHLDLAWDEADALEWAKRRGARSGRVAWHYITELAGRAGQALRL; this is encoded by the coding sequence ATGGCACCGCTCAGCGGGCAGGCAGGCACTGACTGGACGGCGGCTCCGGCCTATATCTGGAGCGCACAGGGCGTGCGCCCGGTCCCCCTGATCGAGGCCCCGCCGCTCGACGTTCTCATGGGCATCGACCGGCAGAAAGACATTGTTCTCACCAATCTCCAGCGCCATGCTGCCGGATCGGCGGCGCATGATATGTTCCTGTGGGGCGCGCGCGGAATGGGCAAGTCAGCGCTGCTGAGAGCGACCGCACTGGCCGTCCAGCGGGAATGCGGCAGTGCGCTGGCGCTGGTCCAGGTGGCGGGCGATGCGCTCGACAGCCTGCCCGCGCTCTTCAACCAGCTTGCCCGCGTGTCGCGGCAGTTCCTCGTGTACATCGACGATCTCGGCTTTGCCGACGGCGACCTGCAGGGGCCGCGCCGTCTGCGCAGCTGGCTGGATGGCGGAGTCGAGGCTCGGCCCGGCAACGTGCGGATCGCCGTGACCTCCAACCGCCGGGCGATCGTTCCACGCGAGGCAGGCGAACAGGATGACCCGATCAATCCGCGCGACGCGGTCGATGACCGGCTGGCGCTGGCCGACCGGTTCGGAATTGCGTTGGGTTTCCACGCCTGCGACCAGGCGACTTATCTCGCGATTGTTGCTGCCTATGCAGGGCACCTCGATCTCGCCTGGGACGAGGCCGATGCGCTGGAATGGGCCAAGCGGCGGGGCGCCCGGTCAGGCCGGGTTGCCTGGCACTACATCACCGAGCTTGCCGGGCGCGCCGGTCAGGCGCTCAGGCTCTAG
- a CDS encoding PQQ-dependent sugar dehydrogenase has translation MSIARKLLIGLLVFLLILGGFAFWVYRGDKADLPVEAVTGTDPTLQEAKSEMFPTVRIARPIGWQDGELPEAAEGLAVMRFAEGLEHPRVIHTLPNGDVLVTLTRAPKSEGGGGITGWIADLLMSRAGAKGDSPNQLVLLRDADGDGTAEVRQVLTDALDSPSGIAWNEGTLYVANHNAVLAFDYQLGAATLSGAGRKLMDLPGGGGHWMRNIELSPDGTKLYIAVGSVSNIGEQGMEVEEGRAMIHELDLATGSNRPFAAGLRNPNGLDWNPWNGELWTTVNERDMLGSDLVPDYLTNVPIGAQYGWPWVYWRENIDERVEVPMPQYLMEYTRKPEYALGPHVAALGLVFSAEGDRMGQTFGRGAFIARHGSWNRKPPSGYDVVFVPFDARGNPQGKPVPVLTGFLTGDGTTRGRPTWVEWAGDGALLISDDTAGIIWRVVATGAEPRPAIERIRTRSLPPQRELGGTAASFRDDPR, from the coding sequence ATGAGCATAGCGCGCAAACTCCTCATCGGCCTGCTGGTCTTCCTTCTCATCCTCGGCGGTTTCGCCTTCTGGGTTTACCGGGGCGACAAGGCCGACCTCCCGGTCGAGGCGGTCACCGGTACTGACCCGACCCTGCAGGAAGCGAAATCCGAGATGTTCCCGACCGTGCGGATCGCCAGGCCGATCGGCTGGCAGGACGGTGAACTGCCCGAAGCGGCCGAGGGTCTTGCGGTCATGCGGTTTGCCGAGGGGCTGGAACATCCCCGGGTGATCCACACCCTGCCCAACGGCGACGTGCTGGTCACCCTGACCCGCGCTCCGAAGAGCGAGGGCGGCGGCGGGATCACCGGCTGGATTGCCGACCTGCTGATGAGCCGCGCCGGGGCCAAGGGAGATTCGCCCAACCAGCTGGTGCTCCTGCGCGATGCGGACGGTGATGGCACGGCCGAGGTCCGGCAGGTTCTGACTGACGCGCTTGATTCGCCGTCAGGCATCGCCTGGAACGAGGGCACGCTGTATGTGGCCAACCACAATGCCGTGCTGGCCTTCGATTACCAGCTCGGCGCGGCCACGCTGAGCGGCGCAGGCCGCAAGCTGATGGATCTGCCCGGCGGCGGCGGCCACTGGATGCGCAATATCGAGCTGAGCCCGGACGGCACGAAGCTCTACATCGCGGTCGGCTCTGTCTCCAACATCGGCGAACAGGGGATGGAGGTCGAGGAAGGCCGGGCCATGATTCATGAGCTTGACCTTGCCACCGGCAGCAACCGGCCCTTCGCGGCCGGGCTGCGCAATCCGAACGGCCTCGACTGGAACCCCTGGAACGGCGAGCTGTGGACCACGGTCAACGAGCGCGACATGCTGGGGTCCGACCTGGTGCCTGACTATCTCACCAATGTCCCGATCGGCGCACAGTACGGCTGGCCCTGGGTCTACTGGCGCGAGAACATCGACGAACGGGTCGAGGTGCCCATGCCGCAGTACCTGATGGAATATACCCGCAAGCCCGAATATGCGCTCGGGCCGCACGTGGCTGCGCTGGGGCTGGTGTTTTCGGCCGAGGGGGATCGCATGGGCCAGACCTTCGGCCGCGGCGCGTTCATTGCCCGCCACGGCTCGTGGAACCGCAAACCCCCTTCGGGTTACGACGTGGTCTTCGTCCCGTTCGATGCGCGTGGCAATCCGCAGGGCAAGCCCGTGCCGGTGCTGACCGGCTTCCTCACCGGCGATGGCACGACGCGCGGGCGCCCGACCTGGGTGGAATGGGCCGGTGATGGCGCGCTGCTGATCAGTGACGATACCGCCGGAATCATCTGGCGGGTGGTCGCAACCGGGGCTGAGCCCCGCCCTGCGATCGAGCGGATCCGTACCCGTTCCTTGCCGCCGCAGCGCGAGCTGGGCGGCACCGCTGCCTCGTTTCGCGACGATCCGCGCTAG
- a CDS encoding GAF domain-containing protein, whose amino-acid sequence MYDFAPDPSLAKPERYRQLVAAADALTAGEPDSVANMANVAALLWEFLPDLNWAGFYRMVEGELVLGPFVGRPACIRIPLGKGVCGTAASQGETQLVKDVHAFPGHIACDAASQSELVVPVLRAGTVTAVIDLDSPLTARFDHDDAAGIEALARLLADRI is encoded by the coding sequence ATGTACGATTTCGCGCCCGATCCCTCGCTCGCCAAGCCCGAACGCTATCGCCAGCTGGTGGCAGCGGCCGACGCGCTCACCGCAGGCGAGCCTGACAGTGTCGCCAATATGGCCAATGTCGCGGCGCTGCTGTGGGAGTTCCTGCCCGATCTCAACTGGGCAGGATTCTATCGCATGGTAGAGGGCGAACTGGTGCTGGGACCCTTCGTGGGCCGGCCCGCCTGCATCCGCATTCCGCTCGGCAAAGGCGTGTGCGGGACGGCAGCATCCCAGGGTGAGACCCAGCTGGTGAAGGATGTCCACGCTTTTCCCGGCCACATTGCCTGCGATGCGGCCAGCCAGTCGGAACTGGTCGTGCCGGTGCTGCGGGCTGGCACCGTGACGGCAGTGATCGACCTCGACAGCCCCCTGACGGCACGGTTCGACCACGACGATGCCGCAGGCATCGAGGCCCTTGCAAGGCTCCTCGCTGACCGGATCTGA
- a CDS encoding glycine zipper 2TM domain-containing protein, with the protein MTARRLFSLGLLGCTAAVAAPALAQPEMTQDEPGVYEYARPAPPQAPVIYEHQPVIQPLPAPVVTRPVVQAVPQAYQDEQAYEVEEVCVCDPAEQSRQTVVYPPQALPYPHQAVASPGYPMPPAMPVQPQPSYDREAWLDQCRAQYRDNRGRRDGAIGGGLLGAAVGGLIGNRVADGNRLTGTLLGAGVGGIAGAVAGSAIGNSSDQRRAADECEIYLDRYLAAAQSQQGYYGYPAYAYGYGYPANGYGYGYPAYGYGQTMQMSYVPVLIQVPQRAVVRETVTEEWVEVPLQYAPAATRKVQRRPAPAPKPVKVKTRYVKSR; encoded by the coding sequence ATGACCGCACGCCGCCTGTTTTCACTGGGCCTGCTTGGCTGCACCGCTGCAGTCGCCGCACCTGCCCTGGCACAACCGGAAATGACCCAGGACGAGCCGGGTGTGTACGAATATGCCCGCCCCGCCCCGCCCCAGGCGCCGGTGATCTATGAGCACCAGCCGGTGATCCAGCCCCTGCCCGCGCCGGTCGTGACCCGGCCCGTCGTCCAGGCAGTGCCCCAGGCATACCAGGACGAACAGGCCTACGAGGTCGAGGAAGTCTGCGTTTGCGACCCGGCCGAACAGTCTCGCCAGACCGTCGTCTACCCGCCCCAGGCTCTGCCCTATCCCCATCAGGCCGTGGCCAGCCCGGGCTACCCGATGCCCCCTGCCATGCCAGTGCAGCCGCAACCTTCGTACGACCGCGAAGCCTGGTTGGATCAGTGCCGTGCGCAATACCGCGACAACCGTGGGCGGCGCGATGGCGCCATCGGCGGCGGGCTGCTCGGCGCAGCAGTCGGCGGGCTTATCGGCAACCGTGTTGCTGACGGCAACCGGCTGACCGGCACCCTGCTCGGCGCAGGCGTTGGCGGAATCGCTGGTGCCGTCGCAGGATCAGCAATCGGCAATTCGAGCGACCAGCGCCGCGCTGCGGATGAATGCGAAATCTACCTCGACCGCTATCTTGCCGCCGCTCAGAGCCAGCAAGGCTACTACGGTTACCCCGCCTACGCCTATGGCTATGGCTACCCTGCCAATGGCTATGGCTATGGCTACCCCGCCTACGGTTACGGGCAGACGATGCAGATGAGCTACGTCCCCGTGCTGATCCAGGTGCCCCAGCGGGCCGTAGTTCGCGAGACGGTGACCGAGGAATGGGTGGAAGTGCCGCTCCAGTATGCTCCGGCGGCTACGCGTAAGGTCCAGCGTCGTCCTGCCCCGGCGCCCAAGCCGGTCAAGGTGAAGACCCGGTACGTCAAGAGCCGCTAG
- a CDS encoding MSCRAMM family protein — translation MSRFAPRAFGQPALGAIALAAVALGASAPALAQSRWQASDDDALLMKFTVGKHEFLNEVRGYQTDRGVCLDLGDVIQSFDLPVRLDKKSRRATGWLFSEDQTFVIDRDSNTVQNKNTGAAPIQDEILDTPEGWCVRLEALSRWFGVGMTADLYNSAIRIDNAAKLPFIEAIERRSRAARLRKPSQTFDLAAFPRADAEYRLWRTPSVDVNLQARASSVSGTTTRSVRYEMTAAGELGKASYTARLASDDRLQPQSLRVTAYRNQPEGGLLGPLSATRVAAGDVELLPGQLTGRSVVGRGAFIGNRPLGASARFATTTLRGALPAGWDAELYRNGQLIAFQQEDGSGRYLFDEIDLQFGRNEFEIVLYGPQGQVRRVREDVPVGREMVQPGKTFYWGGIVQQDRDLIELRKRFVLPDSGHWRWGVGVERGLDERTSVALGYQSFVLSGKRRQYLEANLQRTFGAMQVQLAGAHELGAGFFVEATALGKVGPVNLAANAAWVTGAFQSDFGSDTLNYRAGLRADTSLKMGKFVLPIQAGVSRIERRDGSKVNEWFLGTSARVLGTSLRAELRRESGSAGNDPGTRLRLLASRRLFGLPLRAGADFVLDGPDKGLERARLSTGKRLDDKSDLNFEAEFETATGTTDFTLGYTRDFRRFALRADASYATNGGIGANVSLAFSLGPDPARGGVRMTSQRLARNGQASVTVFRDDDGDGRLSPGEEPIEGVMVEAGLRFRDAVTGENGKAVVDGLAPFQPVLVGVDLSSLDDPFLVPASKGVVVVPRPGVATEVLLPISPSGEVEGTLLTPNGTPQAGAELELVDRKGAVVASTLSEYDGFFLFDRVPYGQYRLRLTPAVARKLEVRETIPVSITLDRLTDIARLGVIRLEPGPLTIARAGAAPAVSGP, via the coding sequence ATGTCGCGCTTCGCACCCAGGGCATTTGGCCAACCTGCGCTTGGCGCCATCGCACTCGCTGCGGTGGCGCTTGGCGCGTCTGCGCCGGCCCTGGCACAATCGCGCTGGCAGGCGAGCGACGATGATGCGCTGTTGATGAAGTTCACCGTCGGCAAGCATGAATTCCTCAACGAAGTCCGCGGCTACCAGACCGACCGCGGTGTGTGCCTCGATCTGGGTGACGTCATCCAGTCGTTCGATCTGCCGGTGCGCCTCGACAAGAAGTCGCGCCGCGCAACCGGCTGGCTGTTCTCGGAAGACCAGACCTTCGTGATCGACCGCGACTCAAATACGGTACAAAACAAGAACACAGGCGCAGCGCCGATCCAAGATGAGATCCTCGATACTCCCGAGGGCTGGTGTGTCCGGCTGGAGGCGCTCTCGCGCTGGTTCGGGGTGGGCATGACTGCCGACCTCTACAATTCGGCAATCCGGATCGATAACGCCGCGAAACTGCCGTTTATCGAGGCAATCGAGCGCAGAAGTCGCGCCGCGCGACTTCGCAAGCCTTCGCAGACTTTCGATCTGGCAGCTTTCCCGAGGGCCGACGCCGAATACCGGCTCTGGCGGACCCCTTCAGTCGATGTGAACCTTCAGGCCCGCGCCAGCAGCGTATCGGGCACGACCACCCGCTCGGTCCGCTACGAAATGACGGCTGCAGGGGAGCTGGGCAAGGCTAGCTACACTGCCCGCCTGGCATCGGATGACCGGCTCCAGCCCCAGTCCCTGCGCGTCACCGCCTATCGCAACCAGCCTGAAGGCGGGCTGCTCGGACCGCTCAGTGCGACCCGTGTCGCCGCCGGCGATGTCGAACTGCTGCCCGGGCAGTTGACCGGCCGCAGCGTGGTCGGCCGGGGCGCATTTATCGGCAACCGGCCGCTTGGCGCCTCGGCGCGCTTTGCCACCACCACCCTGCGCGGTGCCCTGCCCGCCGGGTGGGATGCCGAACTCTATCGCAATGGCCAGCTGATCGCCTTCCAGCAGGAAGATGGTAGCGGACGCTACCTGTTCGATGAGATTGACCTGCAGTTCGGCCGCAACGAGTTCGAGATCGTGCTCTATGGCCCGCAAGGCCAGGTCCGCCGGGTGCGGGAAGACGTTCCGGTGGGCCGGGAGATGGTCCAGCCTGGCAAGACTTTCTATTGGGGCGGCATTGTCCAGCAGGACCGCGACCTGATCGAGCTGCGCAAGCGATTCGTCCTGCCCGATTCCGGCCACTGGCGCTGGGGCGTGGGGGTCGAGCGCGGGCTGGACGAGCGCACCAGCGTTGCCCTCGGCTACCAGAGCTTCGTGCTCTCCGGCAAAAGACGACAATACCTGGAGGCCAATCTGCAACGCACCTTCGGCGCAATGCAGGTGCAACTGGCTGGCGCGCACGAACTCGGCGCTGGTTTCTTCGTCGAGGCAACCGCCCTTGGCAAGGTGGGGCCGGTCAACCTTGCGGCCAACGCCGCCTGGGTCACAGGTGCCTTCCAGAGCGATTTCGGCAGCGATACGCTGAACTACCGGGCGGGGCTGCGGGCTGATACCTCGTTGAAAATGGGAAAATTTGTCCTGCCAATCCAAGCCGGGGTCAGCCGGATCGAGCGCCGCGACGGGTCAAAGGTTAACGAATGGTTTCTGGGCACCAGCGCGCGCGTGCTGGGCACCAGCCTGAGGGCGGAGCTGCGCCGCGAATCGGGCAGCGCGGGCAACGATCCGGGAACCCGGCTGCGCCTTCTCGCCAGCCGCCGCCTGTTCGGGCTGCCGTTGCGGGCCGGGGCGGATTTCGTCCTCGATGGCCCGGACAAGGGGCTTGAGCGGGCCCGCCTGTCGACCGGCAAGCGGCTCGATGACAAATCGGATCTCAACTTCGAGGCCGAGTTTGAAACCGCCACCGGGACGACCGACTTCACGCTTGGGTACACTCGCGATTTCAGGCGGTTCGCTCTCAGAGCCGATGCAAGCTATGCCACCAATGGCGGGATCGGTGCCAATGTTTCGCTCGCCTTCAGTCTCGGCCCGGACCCGGCCAGGGGGGGCGTGCGGATGACCAGCCAGCGCCTTGCCCGCAATGGCCAGGCCTCGGTCACGGTATTCCGCGATGATGACGGGGACGGCCGCCTTTCGCCGGGTGAAGAGCCGATCGAGGGCGTAATGGTGGAGGCCGGCCTGCGTTTCCGCGACGCGGTGACGGGCGAAAACGGCAAGGCGGTGGTCGATGGCCTTGCCCCGTTCCAGCCGGTGCTGGTGGGTGTTGATCTGTCCTCGCTGGACGACCCGTTTCTTGTTCCCGCCAGCAAGGGGGTCGTGGTCGTGCCGCGACCGGGTGTGGCCACGGAAGTGCTCCTGCCGATCTCGCCTTCGGGCGAAGTAGAAGGTACGCTCCTTACCCCGAACGGAACGCCACAGGCCGGCGCGGAGCTGGAGCTGGTTGATCGCAAGGGAGCGGTGGTGGCCTCAACCCTGAGCGAATACGACGGGTTCTTCCTGTTCGACCGCGTGCCCTATGGTCAGTACCGCCTTCGCCTGACCCCGGCCGTGGCCCGCAAGCTGGAGGTGCGTGAGACAATCCCCGTTTCGATCACGCTCGACCGGCTGACCGATATTGCCCGGCTGGGCGTTATCCGGCTGGAGCCGGGCCCGTTGACCATAGCCCGTGCCGGGGCGGCGCCGGCGGTGTCCGGCCCCTAG
- a CDS encoding molecular chaperone, whose product MKTTGSNHRLPGKLARYAAIVAIALAGTLPALPAKAQGDLLVAPTRVILDGRRGTEVILSNIGSEEATYRVELELRRMTPEGGLIDVEPDQANAIELAALEMIRYAPRRITLPPGQPQAVRLSARPGAELPDGEYRVHMAFRAIPRPVKVTDEEASEPGLKLKLVPVYGVTIPIIVRHGQLEAKAALEQPRIERAGERSEIRVTVNRAGQASTYGDLQILRQGSGELLYAARGLAVYAEVPSREFNLPVANDEAARLNGPVRIEYREAAAAGGGLIAAIDTVL is encoded by the coding sequence ATGAAGACCACAGGCTCGAATCATCGCCTGCCGGGCAAGCTGGCCCGCTATGCCGCAATTGTCGCCATTGCCCTCGCTGGTACCCTGCCAGCACTACCCGCAAAGGCCCAGGGTGACCTGCTGGTCGCCCCGACCCGGGTCATCCTGGATGGCAGGCGCGGCACGGAAGTGATCCTGAGCAACATCGGCAGTGAGGAGGCCACCTACCGGGTGGAACTGGAACTGCGCCGGATGACGCCCGAGGGCGGATTGATCGATGTCGAGCCGGACCAGGCCAATGCCATCGAACTCGCTGCGCTGGAAATGATCCGCTACGCTCCGCGTCGCATCACCCTGCCGCCAGGCCAGCCTCAGGCCGTCCGCCTTTCGGCTCGTCCAGGGGCAGAGCTGCCGGATGGCGAGTATCGCGTCCACATGGCGTTCCGTGCCATCCCGCGCCCGGTCAAGGTGACCGACGAGGAAGCAAGCGAGCCGGGCCTCAAACTGAAGTTGGTGCCGGTATATGGGGTGACTATCCCCATCATCGTGCGTCATGGCCAGCTTGAAGCCAAGGCGGCGCTGGAACAGCCGCGCATCGAGCGTGCAGGGGAGCGCAGTGAAATCCGGGTGACGGTCAACCGCGCCGGTCAGGCCTCGACCTATGGTGATCTCCAGATCCTGCGTCAGGGAAGCGGCGAGCTGCTCTATGCCGCGCGCGGGCTGGCGGTCTATGCCGAGGTTCCTTCCCGCGAATTCAACCTGCCCGTCGCCAATGACGAGGCTGCCCGCCTCAACGGCCCGGTGCGGATCGAATACCGTGAAGCCGCCGCTGCCGGAGGCGGCCTGATCGCTGCCATCGACACGGTCCTCTAG
- a CDS encoding DUF4402 domain-containing protein codes for MIKTLRMGAAGAAIAAMALASAANAAETATATATADVVQAFTVTKDADLDFGAIVVDPAGGDVTVSAAGVLSCGAGFVCHGTNSAAAFSIDGGTIGKRLFIDLPDTSGGALVMLHSDSAALVSGGAVAASVEIELDSFTTDAAFDALSGKHYVDIADAGLAGGGTATGVGEAAFAVGGTATFDGSEVEGTYSVNFDVTVDYE; via the coding sequence ATGATCAAGACACTTCGTATGGGCGCTGCCGGCGCTGCCATCGCCGCTATGGCACTCGCTTCGGCCGCCAACGCCGCTGAAACCGCCACCGCCACTGCCACCGCCGACGTGGTGCAGGCCTTCACCGTCACCAAGGACGCCGACCTCGATTTCGGTGCGATCGTCGTGGATCCGGCCGGCGGTGATGTGACCGTCTCGGCTGCGGGCGTTCTGTCCTGCGGCGCGGGCTTCGTCTGCCACGGCACGAATTCGGCTGCGGCGTTCTCGATCGACGGTGGCACCATCGGCAAGCGCCTCTTCATCGACCTGCCGGATACGTCGGGCGGTGCACTGGTGATGCTGCACAGCGATTCTGCTGCTCTCGTTTCGGGCGGCGCGGTTGCCGCATCGGTCGAAATCGAGCTCGACAGCTTCACCACGGATGCCGCCTTCGATGCGCTCAGCGGCAAGCACTACGTTGATATCGCGGATGCCGGCCTCGCCGGTGGCGGTACGGCCACGGGTGTGGGCGAGGCTGCCTTTGCAGTCGGCGGCACCGCCACGTTTGACGGATCGGAAGTCGAAGGCACCTACAGCGTGAACTTCGACGTGACCGTCGACTACGAATAA
- a CDS encoding ParB/RepB/Spo0J family partition protein, which translates to MSDPSDPIRYSVPARPAAERGKRLGKGLGALLGETRREEPLISTTSSSRPEEAGLIAETPQVSGLASLAVAAIEPLPGQPRRHFDEAALDELAASISARGVIQPVIVRPLANGRYQLVAGERRWRAAQRARLHEIPALVRELDDHDAMALALIENIQREDLNPVEEARAYHRLSEVEALTQAEIARLVDKSRSHVANLQRLLALPAEVLDLVEQGALSMGHARALIGHDRAVELARQVVAGKMSVRDTEALVKAANAPARDSRRSRTSRDPAKDADIAAVQGHLEEFLGLPVRIKTDTDPRSGTVTIRYRSLDQLDLICQRLTGGDI; encoded by the coding sequence ATGAGCGACCCATCTGATCCGATCCGCTATTCCGTGCCTGCGCGCCCGGCGGCTGAGCGCGGCAAGCGCCTGGGCAAAGGGCTTGGCGCCTTGCTGGGGGAAACCCGCCGTGAGGAACCCCTCATCAGTACCACGTCTTCCTCCCGGCCGGAAGAGGCGGGCCTGATTGCCGAGACGCCGCAAGTTTCCGGTCTTGCTTCGCTGGCGGTCGCCGCAATCGAACCCTTGCCCGGCCAGCCACGGCGGCATTTCGACGAAGCGGCGCTCGACGAGCTTGCCGCCTCGATTTCCGCGCGCGGGGTAATCCAGCCGGTCATTGTGCGCCCGCTGGCCAACGGCCGCTACCAACTGGTGGCGGGGGAGCGGCGGTGGCGTGCGGCGCAGCGGGCGCGGCTGCACGAAATCCCCGCCCTGGTGCGCGAGCTCGACGATCACGACGCCATGGCGCTCGCCCTGATCGAGAATATCCAGCGCGAAGACCTCAACCCGGTCGAGGAGGCGCGCGCCTATCACCGCCTGTCGGAAGTCGAGGCACTCACCCAGGCCGAGATTGCGCGGCTGGTGGACAAATCCCGCAGCCACGTTGCCAATCTCCAGCGACTGCTCGCTCTGCCGGCTGAAGTGCTCGATCTGGTCGAGCAGGGGGCGCTGTCGATGGGCCACGCACGGGCCCTGATTGGCCACGACCGGGCGGTGGAGCTCGCCCGGCAGGTCGTTGCCGGGAAAATGTCAGTCCGGGACACGGAGGCACTGGTCAAGGCGGCCAACGCGCCCGCGCGCGATTCACGCCGTTCGCGCACCTCGCGCGATCCGGCCAAGGACGCAGACATCGCCGCGGTTCAGGGTCATCTGGAGGAATTTCTGGGACTTCCGGTCCGGATCAAGACGGATACGGACCCCAGATCCGGAACGGTGACAATTCGCTACCGGTCGCTTGATCAGCTTGATCTCATCTGCCAGCGTCTCACCGGCGGGGACATCTAG
- a CDS encoding ParA family protein has translation MITIAIANQKGGVGKTTTAINIATAMAATGWKTLLIDLDPQGNASTGLGIPGSARESSSYDLLVEQAPLAECVVPTAIPGLDIVPATVDLSGAEVELVSVQDRTERLRTVLSGHSGHDICFIDCPPSLGLLTLNALNAANTLLVPLQCEFFALEGLSQLLQTVERVQQRFNPDLGIIGVVLTMFDRRNRLTDQVADDVRDCLGGLVFEAVIPRNVRLSEAPSHGLPALVYDHSCPGSRAYIALARELIGRLPAQRKAA, from the coding sequence ATGATCACAATTGCGATCGCCAATCAGAAGGGTGGAGTGGGCAAGACCACTACGGCAATTAACATTGCCACTGCCATGGCTGCCACCGGGTGGAAGACGCTGCTGATTGACCTTGATCCGCAGGGCAACGCCTCGACCGGGCTCGGCATTCCCGGTTCAGCCCGCGAATCGTCCAGTTATGATCTGCTGGTAGAGCAGGCCCCGCTGGCCGAATGTGTCGTGCCGACGGCGATTCCCGGCCTCGATATCGTGCCAGCGACGGTAGATCTGTCCGGGGCGGAGGTAGAGCTGGTTTCGGTGCAGGATCGCACCGAGCGTCTGCGCACGGTGCTTTCCGGTCACAGTGGGCATGACATCTGCTTTATCGATTGCCCGCCTTCGCTCGGTTTGCTCACGCTTAACGCGCTTAACGCCGCCAATACCTTGCTCGTGCCCCTTCAGTGCGAGTTCTTCGCTCTTGAGGGCCTCAGCCAGCTGCTCCAGACGGTCGAGCGGGTGCAGCAACGCTTTAACCCTGACCTCGGCATCATCGGGGTTGTCCTGACCATGTTCGACCGGCGCAACCGTCTGACGGACCAGGTGGCAGACGATGTGCGCGATTGCCTCGGCGGGCTCGTGTTCGAAGCCGTCATCCCGCGCAACGTCCGCCTGTCAGAAGCCCCGAGCCATGGTCTGCCCGCACTCGTCTACGACCATTCCTGCCCGGGAAGCAGGGCTTATATCGCCCTCGCGCGCGAGCTTATCGGGCGCCTTCCCGCGCAAAGGAAAGCAGCATGA
- the rsmG gene encoding 16S rRNA (guanine(527)-N(7))-methyltransferase RsmG — translation MIRNETEARAYVAGLVNDPVIMDQLDLFTARLGEENGRQNLVAAASLPHVWCRHIADSAQLLAHVPRETAGPWLDLGSGAGFPGLIIAILQSGQEITLVESRRKRIDWLERIVGELGLAACRIEGRRLEQVETAPVAVISARAFAPLAATYRLSTRFSTERTMYLLPKGRSAAQELHDMPDWIRQTFHVEQSLTDPDAGIVVGRLNKEAQAMIRRGKL, via the coding sequence ATGATCCGCAATGAGACTGAGGCCCGGGCCTATGTGGCGGGCCTGGTCAATGATCCGGTGATCATGGACCAGCTGGATCTGTTCACTGCCCGGCTGGGTGAGGAGAACGGGCGGCAGAATCTGGTTGCTGCGGCCTCTCTACCCCACGTTTGGTGCAGACATATTGCCGACAGCGCCCAACTGCTTGCCCATGTTCCACGTGAAACAGCGGGCCCGTGGCTCGACCTCGGCAGTGGTGCAGGTTTTCCGGGTCTTATTATCGCCATCCTTCAGTCCGGCCAGGAAATCACTCTGGTCGAAAGTCGGCGCAAGCGAATCGATTGGCTGGAACGGATCGTGGGCGAGCTTGGTCTTGCTGCCTGCCGAATCGAAGGGCGGCGTCTTGAGCAGGTCGAAACCGCACCCGTGGCGGTCATTTCCGCGCGAGCTTTCGCGCCGCTTGCCGCAACATACCGGTTGTCGACCCGCTTTTCCACAGAGCGTACCATGTACCTGTTGCCGAAGGGGCGATCTGCGGCGCAGGAATTGCATGACATGCCAGACTGGATTCGCCAGACGTTTCACGTGGAACAATCGCTGACCGACCCTGACGCGGGAATCGTCGTTGGCCGATTGAACAAAGAGGCACAGGCCATGATCAGACGGGGCAAGCTATGA